The Bacteroidota bacterium genomic sequence CATATTTCTACCATAAAGCCTATACAGAAACAAAAGATAGTATTTATGCTGAGAAGACAAAAAATAAGATAACCGACTATCAGATAGAAATTGAAACTGCTCAAATACAGGCAGAAAAAGAAATACAGGAACTCAGGGCTAGAAAGAGCTTAACACAACGAAATTTTTCTATTTTGATTTCATTCTTAGTGCTTCTGCTTGCCATATTATTTTTTAGTCGATACACTTTAAAGAAAAGAACAAATACGCTTTTAGAACAAAAAAATGTTGAACTCCAGAATGCAAACAATACAAAAGATAAGTTTTTTGCCATTGTTTCGCATGACCTGAAAAACCAGCTGACCGCTTTCCAAAATATCTCGTCCGTATTGGCAGAGAATTTTAAAACCATTGCTGAAGAAAAAAAACACCACCTGATTCTACGCATCAATACAGCATCAAACACTCTTTATGGAGTTCTCGAAAATTTGCTCACATGGTCATCAAGTCAGTTGCAAGGGGTTGATTATAACCCTTTTGTTTTATCTGTTAAGTCAGTTTGTGAGAACACCATTAAGGAGTTGAGGCTAAACGCAGAAAGAAAAAAGATTACCTTCAGTTGTGAGATATCTGATAATCTTGAAGCTTTTGCAGATGAAAATATGTTAAGAACGGTGATTAGAAACCTGACCAATAATGCCGTTAAGTTTAGTCCCGAAGATTCTAATATCGAACTGAAAGCAGAATTGCAAAATGAAATGGTATTCATTTCAGTAATTGATCATGGAATTGGACTCAGCAAAAGTGATGTTGAAAAACTATTTCGCATTGATGTAAATCATAAAGAAATTGGCTCTGGAAAAGACAAAGGTTCAGGATTAGGCTTGGTTATCACCAAAGAATTTGTTGAAAAAATGGGAGGGCAGATATTTATTGAAAGTGAATTGGGCAAAGGAAGTTCTTTCAGCTTTTCAATTCCAGCAAAAAAAGTTTAAAATCAGAATTATGGATGATATAATTAAAGTAATTCTTGTAGACGATCATGATATTGTACGTGATGGAATCAATGCATTACTTATGATTGAAGAGAACATTGAAGTAATTGGAGAAGCTGCAAATAGTGACGAACTCTTTGCTTTGCTGAAAGAAAAAACCCCTGATTTATTATTACTGGATATTATAATGCCTGGAATGTCAGGATTAGAGGTGGCCAAAGAATTAAACCACACTTATCCTGAGATAAAAATTATTATTCTCAGTTCCAATTTAGATGAAGA encodes the following:
- a CDS encoding tetratricopeptide repeat-containing sensor histidine kinase, which codes for KIGDQKNEAAILSNLSMIYVTMGLYEKALDYNIQSQKICEKINDSEGIATAHYINSSIYDNLNNDEKALSEGFTALGLFIEQKNDRYHQSSLNNIGSIYDKQHKDSLALVYYFKSTYLSESVGDLWSGAYAIGNIGSVYNRMGMKDSAIYYCLKSLRFFRKFKDKNGIAKALITLANVHFKNRDLDSTFYYLEEGYSIAKEIHDMDLMLSYNKLYSDYYILFNNYEKAYFYHKAYTETKDSIYAEKTKNKITDYQIEIETAQIQAEKEIQELRARKSLTQRNFSILISFLVLLLAILFFSRYTLKKRTNTLLEQKNVELQNANNTKDKFFAIVSHDLKNQLTAFQNISSVLAENFKTIAEEKKHHLILRINTASNTLYGVLENLLTWSSSQLQGVDYNPFVLSVKSVCENTIKELRLNAERKKITFSCEISDNLEAFADENMLRTVIRNLTNNAVKFSPEDSNIELKAELQNEMVFISVIDHGIGLSKSDVEKLFRIDVNHKEIGSGKDKGSGLGLVITKEFVEKMGGQIFIESELGKGSSFSFSIPAKKV